In Sparus aurata chromosome 3, fSpaAur1.1, whole genome shotgun sequence, the following are encoded in one genomic region:
- the LOC115578428 gene encoding lactose-binding lectin l-2-like, which yields MFLFLFLFGLALGAVSPSDVPQVKLLRGGCPMFWFSFNRRCYKYVAAPLTWADAELYCVSEGANLVSIHSLEEQEFVKTLIKNFDHTEGRTWIGLSDIHKEGRWMWSDGCAVDFVFWGSGQPNNVGGNEDCVHTNSQTDRRWHDNRCSFTISSVCGS from the coding sequence ATGTTCTTGTTCCTCTTCTTGTTTGGTCTGGCTCTGGGTGCTGTGTCTCCTTCAGATGTGCCTCAAGTGAAGCTGCTGCGTGGCGGCTGTCCCATGTTCTGGTTCAGCTTCAACAGACGCTGCTACAAGTACGTCGCTGCACCTTTGACCTGGGCTGATGCAGAGCTGTACTGTGTGTCAGAGGGAGCCAACCTGGTGTCTATCCACAGTCTGGAGGAACAGGAGTTTGTCAAAACCCTGATCAAGAACTTTGACCACACTGAGGGACGCACCTGGATCGGACTCAGTGACATCCACAAAGAAGGCAGATGGATGTGGTCTGATGGTTGTGCAGTGGACTTTGTCTTTTGGGGATCAGGACAGCCAAACAATGTTGGAGGAAATGAAGACTGTGTTCACACCAACTCTCAAACAGATCGGAGGTGGCACGATAACCGTTGTTCTTTTACTATCTCATCTGTTTGTGGATCTTAG